In Acidobacteriota bacterium, a genomic segment contains:
- the fabG gene encoding 3-oxoacyl-ACP reductase FabG: protein MDLTGKVAIVTGASRGIGRAVALALGRSGAAVVAAARGDHAASTAAEIAAAGGQALTVALDLTDPASAPAVADAALARFGRIDILVNNAGITRDQLLMRMKREEWDEVVSTNLTGTFLCTQAVLRTMIRQRAGRIICVSSVVGQMGNAGQANYAASKAGIIGFAKALAREVASRQVTVNVVAPGLIETDMTRSLTEDARVDWTSRIPLGRLGTPDDVAAAVCFVASDAAAYITGQVLAVNGGMYT from the coding sequence ATCGATCTCACGGGCAAAGTCGCGATCGTGACGGGGGCGTCACGAGGGATTGGGCGCGCCGTGGCGCTCGCGCTCGGCCGGTCGGGGGCCGCCGTCGTGGCGGCGGCGCGCGGCGACCACGCGGCGTCGACGGCCGCCGAGATCGCCGCCGCGGGAGGACAGGCGCTGACGGTCGCGCTCGACCTCACCGACCCGGCGTCGGCGCCCGCCGTGGCCGACGCGGCGCTCGCCAGGTTCGGGCGGATCGACATCCTCGTCAACAACGCCGGGATCACTCGCGATCAGCTGCTGATGCGCATGAAGCGCGAGGAATGGGACGAGGTGGTGTCGACGAACCTCACCGGGACCTTCCTCTGCACGCAGGCGGTGTTGCGGACGATGATCAGGCAGCGCGCCGGGCGGATCATCTGCGTGAGTTCGGTCGTCGGCCAGATGGGCAATGCCGGCCAGGCGAACTACGCCGCGTCGAAGGCGGGGATCATCGGGTTCGCGAAGGCCCTCGCCCGCGAGGTCGCGTCGCGGCAGGTCACGGTCAACGTCGTCGCGCCGGGCCTGATCGAGACCGACATGACGCGTTCGCTCACCGAAGACGCGCGGGTCGACTGGACGTCGCGCATTCCGCTCGGGCGCCTCGGTACGCCCGACGACGTGGCCGCGGCCGTGTGCTTCGTGGCTTCGGACGCGGCAGCGTATATTACCGGGCAGGTTCTCGCCGTCAACGGCGGGATGTACACCTAG